A region from the Nitrososphaera sp. genome encodes:
- a CDS encoding cupredoxin domain-containing protein: MLKSNSIIAASIAVAIVAAIATPAFAQTTRANSTSNLSLPTGASLKNQSNTSADVISESTNSTTGASQFKMAMRDLWMDHIVYTRLVIVSFANNLPDYNATADRLLQNQVDLGNAIKPYYGDSAGSQLTALLKQHVLTAVDVLKAVKSNDTQALATANKTWYDNADQIATFFSNATDLPKQSVLSMMDNYLTLTTQEAVARLHGNYTADIAAFDAVHKQVLMMSDSLANAIIKQFPDRFTGVETTVASSNSTASTGSVQNTTTFHVSIVPNAPLMDGKAFSPSPLNITAGATVVWTNTDNIAHTVTSDSGLFNSGPIAPHHTFQHTFTTAGKFPYHCEIHPQMKGQVVVS; encoded by the coding sequence ATGCTAAAAAGCAATTCAATAATTGCAGCTTCCATTGCAGTGGCAATAGTCGCTGCAATAGCGACTCCGGCGTTTGCGCAAACAACGAGAGCAAATTCAACATCCAATCTGTCTTTACCGACAGGAGCATCGTTGAAAAATCAGTCGAACACGTCTGCCGACGTCATTTCGGAATCGACAAACTCTACGACTGGTGCATCACAGTTCAAGATGGCAATGCGTGACCTGTGGATGGACCATATCGTGTATACTAGGCTCGTAATCGTCAGCTTTGCCAACAATTTGCCCGACTATAATGCAACTGCGGACAGATTATTGCAAAACCAAGTAGACTTAGGTAATGCGATAAAACCATATTATGGAGATTCGGCAGGCAGCCAACTAACTGCGCTTCTAAAGCAACACGTACTAACTGCTGTCGACGTACTAAAGGCAGTAAAATCAAATGACACTCAGGCACTTGCGACTGCCAACAAGACATGGTATGATAATGCTGACCAAATAGCGACCTTCTTCAGCAATGCCACTGACCTGCCAAAGCAATCAGTATTATCAATGATGGATAATTATTTGACACTGACTACACAAGAAGCCGTAGCAAGGTTACACGGTAACTATACTGCAGACATAGCAGCGTTTGACGCAGTACACAAACAAGTCTTGATGATGTCTGACTCACTTGCTAATGCAATAATAAAACAATTTCCAGATAGGTTTACAGGCGTTGAGACAACAGTCGCATCCAGTAATTCAACTGCATCGACCGGATCTGTTCAAAATACAACTACATTCCATGTTTCTATAGTTCCAAACGCTCCTTTAATGGATGGCAAGGCATTTTCTCCAAGTCCCTTGAACATCACAGCTGGGGCTACGGTAGTTTGGACAAACACTGATAATATTGCTCATACAGTCACCTCAGACTCGGGCTTATTCAATTCAGGACCGATTGCACCACACCATACGTTCCAACACACCTTTACTACAGCAGGGAAGTTCCCGTATCATTGTGAAATCCATCCGCAGATGAAAGGACAAGTAGTCGTGTCGTAA
- a CDS encoding Rieske 2Fe-2S domain-containing protein, whose protein sequence is MLCYVCSVNEIPRGHSKAFTILAPNGNSIEIAVFNVDGQFYAISNTCQHQGGPLSKGTLDGLTVTCPWHGWKYSVLDGKSPDQGGDSVDAFEAVIQDGSIYVKPTPKFKGERVSNPHKRYVEVDNSVNEHLDNFSKGIRKEHKIRILGISTTNANDKIAPRKSTSEFALEQALEYSRNNFGAETVLVKLRQLYFKDCEGYYSKDSRACIFPCSISEMDKDDQMLEIYEKMIIWADIVLVATPIRWGSASSLYYKMVQRLNSVENQMVSRNRVLIRDKVAAFIITGGQDNVQHVAGEMMSFWAQLGFVFGKFPFIGWSRGWYAEDTQHNYEKMETSSQFRKDIERTVSGAIEMSGLVTSNKYDHRLSQSPAMA, encoded by the coding sequence TTGCTATGCTATGTTTGTTCAGTCAATGAAATACCAAGAGGTCACTCAAAGGCCTTTACAATCCTAGCGCCGAATGGCAACTCAATTGAAATAGCTGTCTTTAACGTTGACGGCCAATTTTATGCCATCTCAAATACTTGCCAGCATCAGGGCGGTCCTCTCAGTAAAGGGACTCTAGACGGTTTGACAGTAACATGCCCTTGGCATGGATGGAAGTACTCTGTTCTGGATGGCAAGTCTCCTGATCAGGGAGGTGATAGCGTCGATGCCTTTGAAGCTGTCATCCAGGATGGCAGCATATATGTCAAGCCTACTCCAAAGTTCAAAGGCGAGCGAGTCTCCAATCCGCATAAACGCTACGTTGAAGTCGACAATTCAGTCAACGAACATCTGGACAATTTCTCAAAAGGCATACGCAAAGAGCACAAAATCAGGATCCTTGGAATATCTACGACCAATGCTAATGACAAGATTGCGCCAAGAAAAAGCACATCAGAATTTGCACTTGAACAAGCACTAGAATACTCGAGAAATAATTTTGGAGCAGAGACGGTATTGGTAAAACTACGGCAGCTATACTTCAAAGATTGCGAAGGCTATTATTCGAAGGACTCTCGAGCCTGCATATTTCCATGCTCTATTTCAGAGATGGACAAGGACGACCAAATGCTTGAAATCTATGAAAAAATGATTATCTGGGCAGACATTGTACTTGTCGCGACTCCAATCCGCTGGGGAAGCGCAAGCTCGCTGTATTACAAGATGGTCCAGCGACTAAATTCAGTTGAGAACCAAATGGTATCTCGAAACCGAGTGCTGATAAGAGATAAAGTAGCAGCCTTTATCATTACTGGCGGCCAGGATAACGTTCAGCACGTGGCAGGAGAAATGATGTCTTTCTGGGCGCAACTAGGCTTTGTGTTTGGCAAGTTTCCTTTCATAGGTTGGAGCAGAGGCTGGTATGCAGAAGACACCCAGCATAACTATGAAAAGATGGAGACTAGTTCACAGTTCAGAAAAGACATCGAAAGAACTGTTTCAGGGGCAATAGAGATGTCGGGACTTGTAACTTCGAACAAGTATGACCACAGGCTATCTCAAAGTCCCGCTATGGCTTAG
- a CDS encoding DUF4337 family protein, producing MKLKRNQVDVPVNPAGEPVSPHSRFFFILGVFIASISVLAAYSSTIAANYSGLASGAGAEATRHLVQAEDWWNDYQDHKLREKVWETEIDNLRISLASPTIADAQRANITATIVKYQSYMDTLHADNSTTDSLANLSGKAQAEQTQYLRLLDTATKDSKYSDKYGFATTMLVIGAGLGGVSNIAKKRLLGYPCFGIGSVGVVMILLITLVPSVLGL from the coding sequence TTGAAATTAAAAAGAAATCAAGTTGATGTTCCCGTAAACCCGGCCGGTGAGCCCGTCTCTCCGCATTCCAGGTTTTTCTTTATCCTGGGCGTCTTTATTGCGAGCATATCTGTGCTTGCGGCATATTCTAGCACTATCGCTGCAAACTATAGCGGTCTTGCAAGCGGCGCGGGAGCCGAGGCCACGAGGCACCTCGTGCAGGCCGAGGACTGGTGGAATGACTATCAGGATCACAAGCTGCGCGAAAAGGTGTGGGAGACGGAAATAGACAACCTGAGGATAAGCCTGGCAAGCCCGACAATCGCGGATGCGCAGCGCGCCAACATCACCGCGACTATTGTAAAGTACCAGTCGTACATGGACACGCTGCACGCTGACAACTCAACAACCGATTCTCTGGCAAACCTTTCGGGAAAGGCGCAGGCCGAGCAAACGCAGTATCTGCGACTCCTAGACACTGCCACCAAGGATTCAAAGTATTCTGACAAGTACGGCTTTGCCACCACGATGCTGGTAATTGGAGCCGGTCTTGGCGGCGTTTCAAACATTGCAAAAAAGAGACTGCTTGGCTACCCATGCTTTGGCATTGGCAGCGTCGGCGTCGTCATGATACTCCTCATAACACTAGTTCCTTCGGTGCTAGGGCTCTAG
- a CDS encoding ferredoxin family protein has product MTIDSSFPKNFQPTGKHSLSDGEHFHIVWGPGAAKEAADNSDVKAAYESRGEEQVPLGIHGTVVAVDWDSCIADGSCISACPVQVFQWYRSENDVPAKEMANATSAGSGDTSQNGRADYTDKSDPIREHGCIFCMACVTVCPTKAIIVDQANMQYHEQAAKSLKDSLAA; this is encoded by the coding sequence ATGACAATCGACTCGAGCTTTCCCAAGAATTTCCAGCCGACCGGCAAGCATTCACTTTCCGACGGCGAGCACTTCCACATTGTATGGGGCCCGGGCGCTGCAAAGGAAGCGGCTGACAATTCCGACGTCAAGGCGGCATATGAGAGCAGAGGCGAGGAGCAAGTGCCTTTGGGGATTCATGGGACGGTAGTTGCTGTCGACTGGGATTCCTGCATAGCTGATGGCTCGTGCATTTCCGCTTGTCCGGTTCAGGTGTTTCAGTGGTACAGATCAGAAAACGATGTTCCTGCCAAGGAGATGGCAAATGCAACAAGCGCAGGTTCAGGCGACACCTCACAGAATGGACGGGCCGACTATACTGACAAATCAGACCCGATAAGGGAGCACGGCTGCATCTTTTGCATGGCCTGCGTCACCGTTTGCCCGACAAAAGCCATCATTGTCGACCAGGCAAACATGCAGTACCACGAGCAGGCCGCAAAAAGCCTGAAGGACTCTTTAGCGGCTTGA
- a CDS encoding glycosyltransferase family 4 protein, with amino-acid sequence MSEIGGGGELAFSSYALEMARRGHKVHVICHKSGNDNSPVKGRNLTIHRISPRIDLAHGWFPTIAQQLIYVVNMIMRAKEIIVADRIDIIHANTLSPALAGGVLNLLCNVPLIITFHHVGGVSSIQQIDTGIRECLERRCRLVYEKSILSFPISRIHAVSEATASQLRRIGSRGDIEVIPNGLDLIEVSKFNDCIGFEPFFLFIGRLVRSKNLGIVIDAFADTLRPFPSAELVIIGDGPMRHEWERRAKKLGVGSKVRFLGYVSEAKKYDLLRRCIALLFPSEIEGFGLTILEAFAFGKPVLVSDIPAFKELVDADVDGFIIPLSEPRNWSIKMAQILSDLTQTEIMGRRGKEKLVRQFRLEQAGSSLELLYRVVIRGEPLPRLSDLRNSGASKA; translated from the coding sequence TTGTCCGAAATAGGAGGAGGGGGAGAACTGGCATTTTCGAGCTATGCCTTGGAGATGGCAAGAAGAGGTCACAAAGTTCATGTGATTTGTCACAAATCTGGAAACGATAATTCCCCGGTGAAAGGCAGGAATCTGACAATTCATAGAATCAGCCCGAGAATTGATCTTGCGCATGGTTGGTTCCCTACTATTGCTCAGCAGCTGATCTATGTTGTTAACATGATTATGAGGGCAAAGGAGATTATTGTAGCAGACCGGATTGACATAATCCATGCGAACACGCTCAGTCCTGCGCTTGCAGGCGGTGTCCTTAACCTGCTTTGCAACGTACCTCTCATAATCACTTTTCATCATGTCGGCGGTGTTAGCTCAATCCAGCAAATTGATACTGGCATTAGAGAATGTTTGGAACGGAGATGTCGCCTTGTATATGAAAAGTCAATTCTTTCGTTCCCCATCTCACGCATTCATGCGGTGAGTGAAGCGACGGCATCTCAGTTGAGGAGAATCGGATCCAGAGGGGACATCGAGGTAATTCCAAATGGGCTAGACCTAATTGAAGTTTCAAAGTTCAACGATTGCATTGGTTTTGAACCTTTCTTTCTCTTTATTGGAAGACTGGTACGCTCCAAGAACCTCGGAATAGTAATCGATGCATTTGCGGATACTTTGCGGCCTTTTCCCTCTGCAGAACTAGTAATAATTGGCGATGGCCCGATGCGGCACGAATGGGAGCGCCGAGCGAAAAAACTGGGCGTTGGTTCAAAAGTACGGTTTCTTGGATATGTCAGCGAGGCGAAAAAATATGATCTTCTTCGCCGATGCATTGCGCTGTTGTTTCCAAGTGAGATAGAGGGATTTGGCCTGACAATACTTGAGGCATTTGCATTCGGCAAGCCAGTCTTGGTCTCAGATATTCCAGCTTTCAAAGAACTGGTTGATGCCGACGTTGATGGTTTCATTATCCCTTTGTCGGAACCACGTAACTGGAGTATTAAAATGGCGCAGATTCTTTCGGACTTGACTCAAACCGAAATAATGGGAAGAAGGGGCAAGGAAAAACTAGTAAGGCAATTTAGGCTGGAACAGGCGGGGTCATCTCTTGAATTACTCTATCGAGTTGTAATCCGCGGAGAGCCTCTACCAAGACTGTCAGACCTGCGCAATTCAGGGGCAAGTAAGGCATAA
- a CDS encoding multicopper oxidase domain-containing protein, whose translation MNHSITLVASATVAVTLVMALIFVPSSGIATMIQGQQPTSSQLSTAVGYSHDHSLSIDNLNLQMGSTFAAISPQQAYAEMSGGAHVVKMNLVAIEKTIAMPSGISGADGCSDSAAETTSCLPTQVIAYTFNGTIPAPTIRAQQGDIIAARITDPTSNGDPHGIDNHASIVSAANFLPTPPGTSKTYFFVATRPGVFEYHCEGNVNDLAEHVFRGMHGMVIVDPKDGYSGYTLPTNSTGKLVEEHVSPLAKEVKLDFSEYYLANDPNGDFDWKKMYEHNATYSYINGIPFGYQSLSLNPETGNLPTPTNAMPLHFQVGDHVRFFVLNSGDLPNNFHIVGGMLDRVMQGGMEEDGVQTFNIGGSNSAIIDVKFDNPGLYVALNHDYSQLFKGQFAVIMVDNNSTTPNPSNAVPPMGAQSISQPTAMYSFGTPLVWNGHSNLTGTVQSPTGSVDTTN comes from the coding sequence ATGAACCATAGTATAACGTTGGTTGCCTCAGCTACGGTAGCTGTCACCTTGGTGATGGCACTAATTTTTGTGCCAAGCTCAGGGATTGCAACCATGATTCAAGGACAACAACCAACAAGCAGCCAACTATCCACTGCTGTGGGATATTCCCATGACCACAGTCTATCAATCGACAATTTGAACCTCCAGATGGGCTCGACGTTTGCGGCCATTAGCCCACAACAAGCGTATGCAGAGATGTCTGGAGGGGCGCACGTTGTGAAAATGAACCTAGTCGCAATCGAAAAAACAATTGCAATGCCATCCGGAATTTCTGGAGCAGACGGATGCTCTGATTCTGCAGCAGAAACAACATCATGCCTGCCAACTCAGGTAATAGCCTACACATTCAACGGTACTATTCCTGCCCCAACAATAAGGGCTCAACAGGGCGATATTATTGCGGCAAGAATAACAGACCCGACCTCTAACGGAGACCCCCATGGCATTGATAATCACGCGTCCATAGTGTCAGCGGCCAACTTTCTTCCAACCCCTCCAGGAACGAGCAAGACATACTTTTTCGTGGCCACTAGACCAGGAGTCTTTGAGTATCATTGCGAAGGCAACGTAAATGACCTTGCAGAGCACGTATTTCGAGGGATGCATGGCATGGTGATAGTAGATCCGAAAGACGGATACAGCGGATACACACTACCAACCAATTCAACAGGTAAGCTTGTCGAAGAACATGTTTCACCGTTGGCAAAAGAGGTCAAGCTTGACTTTTCAGAGTACTACCTGGCAAACGATCCAAACGGAGATTTTGATTGGAAAAAGATGTACGAGCATAACGCCACTTACAGTTACATCAACGGAATTCCATTTGGATATCAATCACTGTCCTTGAACCCCGAAACAGGAAATCTGCCGACACCCACAAATGCAATGCCACTTCACTTCCAGGTTGGGGACCATGTGAGATTCTTTGTTCTCAATAGCGGTGATCTGCCAAACAATTTCCATATTGTGGGAGGCATGCTCGACAGGGTGATGCAGGGCGGAATGGAAGAGGACGGCGTCCAGACATTCAACATAGGCGGCTCAAATAGCGCAATAATTGACGTAAAGTTCGACAATCCTGGACTATATGTCGCGCTTAATCATGACTATTCACAGCTCTTCAAAGGCCAATTTGCTGTAATAATGGTGGACAACAATAGCACAACCCCGAATCCATCCAATGCGGTGCCTCCGATGGGTGCTCAGAGTATTTCGCAGCCAACAGCAATGTACTCATTTGGAACACCTCTTGTTTGGAATGGACATTCTAATCTGACAGGCACAGTGCAATCGCCAACCGGTTCGGTAGACACAACTAACTAG
- a CDS encoding CbtB-domain containing protein, producing MSTISKQLVIVANNVPKVAVGILAAIALLGVFAIGFDSGQIEQAFGVTADMNGNNPGMTFLHEFAHDARHVAGFMCH from the coding sequence ATGTCTACGATTAGCAAGCAGCTTGTTATCGTTGCAAATAATGTTCCAAAGGTCGCAGTTGGCATTTTGGCAGCTATTGCCTTGTTAGGAGTATTCGCTATTGGCTTTGATTCTGGCCAGATAGAGCAGGCTTTTGGCGTTACGGCAGACATGAACGGCAATAACCCCGGAATGACGTTTCTGCACGAGTTTGCGCATGACGCACGCCACGTAGCTGGATTCATGTGCCATTGA
- a CDS encoding MFS transporter: MLLPDWLSADGRLILAARITRTFGYGFLSVILGIYLKLAGLDDVLIGAVLAATLANSFIFTIFASFYADRIGRRKILVIYAALMSVSGAIFIVTDNYIALIAAALIGTINVTGSETGAFLSIEQALLPQTVSSKARQNDAFAIYNMAGTFAMSAGVLISGLPEILQRQFGLTQIDSIKPLFAMYSLLGIAVVVIYFFLSKGVELTPAEKGNPAIRSLSPETKRLVAKLSGLFSVDAFAGGFVIQSMVAFWFFTKFGLDLTSLSYIFSVAGVLTAFSFLAAARIASSIGLVNTMVFTHIPSNILLILVGFAPTLPVAIGLYLGRMALSQMDVPTRQSYIVSVVGAGERTAASGITNVSRNLSQAVSPSLAGYILQALPGLAAPFVIGGALKIAYDIVLYFNFRSARASHEAP; the protein is encoded by the coding sequence TTGCTGTTACCCGACTGGCTATCTGCTGATGGTAGGTTGATTCTTGCAGCCAGAATAACAAGGACATTTGGGTACGGTTTTCTGAGCGTTATACTTGGAATTTATCTAAAGCTGGCCGGACTCGATGACGTTCTAATCGGAGCAGTACTTGCGGCGACGCTTGCAAACAGCTTCATTTTTACAATTTTCGCAAGCTTTTACGCAGACAGGATAGGCCGGCGCAAGATACTAGTCATTTATGCGGCTCTCATGTCAGTCTCTGGAGCAATATTCATTGTTACAGACAATTACATCGCGCTGATTGCGGCGGCGCTTATCGGCACGATCAACGTTACGGGATCAGAGACTGGCGCATTTCTGTCGATTGAACAAGCATTGCTTCCTCAAACCGTTAGCAGCAAGGCAAGGCAGAATGATGCATTCGCCATTTATAACATGGCCGGGACATTTGCAATGTCCGCAGGTGTCCTTATTTCGGGTTTGCCGGAGATTTTGCAGCGCCAATTTGGACTAACCCAAATTGATTCAATAAAGCCACTATTTGCAATGTATAGCCTACTTGGGATCGCGGTAGTTGTAATCTATTTCTTCCTTTCAAAGGGGGTCGAGCTGACACCAGCTGAAAAAGGAAACCCGGCAATCCGATCCCTTTCCCCGGAAACCAAGAGATTAGTGGCAAAATTATCCGGATTGTTTTCGGTGGACGCATTTGCAGGAGGATTTGTTATCCAGAGCATGGTGGCTTTTTGGTTCTTTACCAAATTTGGTCTGGATCTGACGAGCTTGTCTTACATTTTTTCTGTGGCCGGTGTTCTGACTGCTTTTTCATTTTTGGCAGCCGCAAGAATTGCAAGCAGTATCGGACTTGTAAATACTATGGTTTTTACGCATATTCCATCAAATATACTTCTGATTCTCGTAGGATTTGCACCAACACTACCGGTGGCTATCGGACTTTACTTGGGCAGAATGGCTCTTTCTCAAATGGATGTGCCAACAAGGCAATCATATATTGTGTCTGTAGTGGGCGCAGGAGAAAGGACCGCTGCGTCAGGCATTACGAATGTATCGAGAAATCTATCACAAGCTGTCTCTCCCTCACTTGCTGGCTACATATTGCAGGCTTTGCCCGGACTAGCTGCGCCTTTTGTCATAGGCGGAGCGCTCAAGATTGCATATGATATCGTGTTGTATTTCAATTTCAGAAGTGCACGAGCTTCACATGAGGCTCCTTAG
- a CDS encoding chromate resistance protein ChrB domain-containing protein, whose protein sequence is MKWVTREHAKVDRIACPWLIQNFVDKDAEFLFVPAHRVIEVAREQSAVPFDVPNAELGHHGEECSFDAIVKKYQLDQKEPALLELARIVRGADTPNRSLTPQSEGLVAVATGFSLISKDDHDNMAKQFHVYDALLAYCKSDKKATSSRH, encoded by the coding sequence ATGAAGTGGGTTACCCGCGAGCATGCAAAGGTAGACAGAATAGCCTGCCCTTGGCTGATACAGAATTTTGTTGATAAAGATGCCGAGTTCTTGTTTGTTCCAGCTCACAGAGTAATTGAGGTTGCCAGAGAGCAGAGTGCCGTTCCGTTTGATGTTCCAAATGCCGAGCTTGGTCACCATGGAGAAGAATGCTCCTTTGATGCGATAGTAAAGAAATATCAGCTAGACCAGAAAGAGCCCGCCCTGTTAGAGCTTGCAAGAATAGTCCGAGGTGCAGATACCCCAAATAGAAGCCTGACGCCTCAATCAGAGGGCTTGGTTGCTGTCGCAACAGGCTTTAGTCTGATCTCAAAGGACGATCATGACAACATGGCAAAACAGTTTCATGTATATGATGCGCTTTTGGCCTATTGCAAGTCTGACAAGAAGGCGACTTCCAGCAGACACTAG
- a CDS encoding plastocyanin/azurin family copper-binding protein — MANNAAGIAMTSFIVAVAVSIAFYQFVYIPEANAKPVLPPNYTKPPDTTPVTIVPGANIQNSVRNFVPKDPQTILGQSNRVTWTNNDNVPHTVTSDDKYVDKFSGSFNSLDQQDSVPGGYILPGKSFTFVFTQTGSYSYHCEPHPWMQGKIEVVPSLA; from the coding sequence ATGGCAAACAATGCAGCCGGCATTGCCATGACCAGCTTTATTGTCGCAGTCGCTGTCAGTATCGCCTTTTACCAGTTCGTCTATATCCCTGAGGCAAATGCCAAGCCAGTCCTGCCTCCGAATTATACCAAACCCCCCGATACTACGCCAGTTACCATAGTACCGGGCGCCAACATCCAAAATAGCGTGCGAAATTTCGTGCCAAAGGACCCGCAGACCATTCTTGGGCAGTCAAACAGGGTCACCTGGACAAACAACGACAATGTGCCTCATACAGTTACGTCAGATGACAAGTACGTCGACAAGTTTAGCGGCTCATTTAACAGCCTTGACCAGCAGGACAGCGTCCCGGGCGGATACATCCTGCCAGGAAAGTCATTTACCTTCGTGTTCACGCAAACGGGCAGCTATTCCTATCACTGCGAACCACACCCATGGATGCAGGGCAAAATCGAAGTGGTGCCAAGTCTTGCGTAA
- a CDS encoding winged helix-turn-helix domain-containing protein — protein MKYRSRTDIVLQILQAAESETTKTRIMYEVFLSYAQLKDYLNTLVENGLLEFSEAKKKYRTTAKGLQVIASCHKLNDLSSGSLSA, from the coding sequence ATGAAGTACCGAAGCCGGACTGATATTGTCTTGCAAATCCTCCAGGCCGCGGAGAGCGAGACGACAAAGACTAGGATAATGTACGAGGTTTTTCTGTCTTATGCCCAGCTCAAGGATTATCTGAACACCCTTGTTGAAAATGGACTGCTCGAGTTTTCAGAGGCTAAAAAGAAATACAGAACTACTGCAAAGGGGCTGCAGGTGATAGCCTCATGCCACAAACTAAACGACCTGTCATCCGGTTCACTTTCAGCCTAG
- a CDS encoding polysaccharide deacetylase family protein has translation MQHIWLLGIAGAVLVSVFAVLTNGFSFNNDPYQYSYQQSSCKCVAIRLDDVQDYFLTSSQEAVINTIQSANAPLTVGVIANYFGNDTNIVKFIRNSESPNLEIANHGWNHEDFTKLSRGEQMILIHASSAKISELLGVKPVTFIPPFNALNNDTAYAARDAGIKYISANTTTAPQPFATQSQSGIIQVPGTSRDDYDNGVWFPFSHAKAMDQIDRSIKAYGFAVVVLHPQEFAVKDASNKFKNEVDQTQISELRLLLEQLHDNGYKLVTVSQIT, from the coding sequence GTGCAACATATTTGGCTGCTGGGCATTGCTGGAGCCGTCCTTGTTTCGGTCTTTGCAGTATTGACAAACGGATTTTCTTTCAACAACGATCCGTACCAGTACTCCTATCAGCAGTCAAGTTGCAAATGCGTTGCAATAAGGCTCGATGACGTTCAGGACTACTTTTTGACGTCTTCCCAGGAGGCAGTAATCAATACAATCCAGTCAGCGAATGCCCCGCTTACAGTGGGCGTCATTGCAAACTATTTTGGGAACGACACAAACATTGTCAAATTTATCCGAAACAGTGAATCACCAAACCTAGAGATTGCGAATCATGGCTGGAATCACGAGGACTTTACGAAACTGAGCAGAGGCGAGCAAATGATTCTGATTCATGCATCAAGTGCCAAGATATCTGAGCTGTTAGGCGTCAAGCCAGTGACTTTTATTCCACCGTTCAACGCCCTCAATAATGATACAGCCTACGCTGCCAGAGATGCTGGCATAAAATACATCAGTGCAAACACGACGACGGCTCCACAGCCGTTTGCCACTCAATCCCAGTCAGGCATTATCCAGGTCCCCGGAACGTCAAGGGATGACTATGACAACGGCGTATGGTTCCCATTCTCCCATGCAAAGGCCATGGACCAGATTGACAGAAGCATAAAGGCCTACGGCTTTGCAGTTGTAGTCTTGCATCCGCAAGAATTTGCAGTCAAAGACGCGAGCAATAAATTCAAGAATGAAGTAGATCAAACCCAGATATCCGAGCTCAGGCTGCTACTTGAGCAGCTGCACGATAACGGATACAAACTCGTGACTGTGTCCCAGATTACCTGA
- a CDS encoding CbtA family protein yields the protein MKAIWLIFVTLAAGVVAGTFFGIMNLAIAEPLVDKAISFEVARQVNAGHPVDYAQMADYRNWQKGGEVVSAVVLGMALSAIFGIVFAYTRKALPGKNNVRKGIVLAGIIWFALFFVTSLKYPANPPAVEAQGTTIYFRQELYVAFLAISGLGLFGAAYAAMRYKERIKPIVLIPLIYVPIIAGAYFALPPNGYEVTTEMKSLVDSFRIVSELDMGMLWAVIGLTSGLLWDRFKPQLETDQTLRSV from the coding sequence TTGAAGGCAATCTGGCTAATCTTTGTCACTCTCGCAGCTGGAGTAGTTGCTGGTACATTTTTTGGCATCATGAACCTCGCAATTGCAGAGCCTCTTGTTGACAAAGCGATTAGTTTTGAGGTAGCGCGGCAGGTAAACGCAGGGCATCCAGTCGACTATGCTCAGATGGCAGACTATCGCAACTGGCAGAAAGGTGGTGAAGTCGTTTCAGCAGTCGTTCTCGGCATGGCACTGTCAGCCATCTTTGGCATTGTATTTGCCTACACCAGAAAAGCACTACCGGGAAAAAACAACGTCAGAAAGGGAATTGTGCTCGCTGGAATTATTTGGTTCGCTTTATTCTTTGTAACATCTCTCAAGTATCCTGCAAATCCGCCAGCAGTAGAAGCTCAAGGCACAACAATCTATTTTAGGCAAGAACTGTACGTCGCATTTCTCGCAATTTCTGGCCTTGGGCTGTTTGGCGCAGCTTATGCCGCAATGCGATACAAAGAACGGATAAAGCCTATAGTGCTCATTCCGTTAATCTATGTGCCGATAATCGCCGGCGCATATTTTGCACTACCGCCGAACGGATACGAAGTCACAACGGAAATGAAAAGCCTTGTCGACAGCTTTAGGATTGTAAGCGAGCTTGACATGGGTATGCTATGGGCAGTGATTGGATTAACGTCAGGCTTGTTGTGGGACAGATTCAAGCCTCAGCTCGAAACAGATCAAACGCTAAGAAGCGTGTAG